The proteins below come from a single Cannabis sativa cultivar Pink pepper isolate KNU-18-1 chromosome 3, ASM2916894v1, whole genome shotgun sequence genomic window:
- the LOC115711357 gene encoding ethylene-responsive transcription factor ERF024-like, with translation MNNFSTTTEDYHHYSPSSSSSSSASSSSSSSIHKDYVSTKNLNINSSVLLPPNNSNNFTKKSLLQEKRKSGRKKFKETRHPIYRGVRQRKGKWVCELRQPHTKNSRLWLGTFSSPDMAARAYDVAALAIKGESASLNFPQDKTTYQQNIDYSTTASSSRVAAAPVDVVVTDPTSTISSNSTREPLSSSSVTVTQAQSQTQDQGPGLGLLTNNNSSSNVDEYLDEEEVFNMPGLLDSLAEGLILTPPAMKKGFSWDDYNNNGFNDYSSNDHNFSLWSE, from the coding sequence ATGAATAATTTTAGTACTACTACTGAAGATTACCATCATTATTCTCCATCTTCATCTTCCTCCTCCTCAGCCTCATCCTCATCCTCATCTTCAATCCATAAAGATTATGTCAGTACAAAAAATCTGAATATCAACTCATCAGTACTACTACCTCCAAATAATAGTAACAATTTTACGAAGAAATCGTTATTACAGGAAAAGAGAAAGTCAGGAAGAAAGAAGTTCAAGGAGACAAGGCACCCAATCTACAGAGGTGTACGGCAGAGAAAGGGGAAGTGGGTTTGTGAGTTGAGGCAGCCACATACTAAGAACTCTCGTTTATGGCTTGGAACTTTTTCCTCTCCGGACATGGCGGCTAGGGCTTATGATGTTGCTGCTCTAGCCATTAAAGGCGAGTCTGCCTCCTTGAATTTCCCACAAGACAAAACCACATATCAGCAAAATATTGATTATTCCACCACGGCCTCTTCTAGTCGTGTGGCCGCTGCACCGGTGGACGTGGTGGTCACTGATCCTACGAGTACTATTAGTAGTAATAGTACTCGTGAGCCACTGTCCTCGTCCTCTGTGACGGTGACACAAGCTCAGAGTCAGACTCAGGATCAGGGTCCGGGATTAGGGTTGTTGAcaaataataatagtagtagTAATGTTGATGAGTATTTGGATGAAGAGGAGGTGTTTAATATGCCTGGATTGCTGGATAGTTTGGCTGAAGGTTTGATCCTTACTCCTCCAGCCATGAAAAAAGGTTTTAGTTGGGATGATTACAATAATAATGGTTTCAATGATTATTCTTCTAATGATCATAATTTTTCTCTTTGGTCTgaataa